One genomic region from Amycolatopsis sp. FBCC-B4732 encodes:
- a CDS encoding YbaB/EbfC family nucleoid-associated protein has protein sequence MTQSVPGGGDPLAAFTVELEEIQAKAAAAQEKLRSATASVQSPDGSVSVTLGPSGVLQDLRFGPRAYERPPQALAGLVLQLVGKAQQKVSAEVAEAFSGMVGESSAARELLDEFLPPPDPDESTPPPDKSDVFMPEQEAEDRTPRPPAPPHRTPPPPPQAPPRRRPRPAPDEDDGESNPW, from the coding sequence TTGACACAGTCAGTGCCCGGCGGCGGCGATCCGCTGGCCGCGTTCACGGTCGAACTCGAGGAAATCCAGGCAAAAGCCGCGGCGGCGCAGGAAAAGCTGCGGTCCGCCACCGCCAGCGTGCAGTCGCCGGACGGCTCGGTGTCGGTGACGCTCGGCCCGAGCGGGGTCCTGCAGGACCTCCGGTTCGGCCCGCGTGCGTACGAGCGTCCGCCGCAGGCGCTGGCCGGTCTGGTGCTGCAGCTGGTCGGCAAGGCGCAGCAGAAGGTCTCGGCGGAAGTCGCCGAAGCGTTCAGCGGCATGGTCGGCGAGAGCTCGGCCGCCCGCGAACTGCTCGACGAGTTCCTGCCCCCGCCCGACCCGGACGAGAGCACGCCGCCGCCGGACAAGAGCGACGTGTTCATGCCGGAGCAGGAGGCGGAGGACCGCACGCCGCGCCCACCCGCCCCGCCGCACCGCACGCCGCCGCCCCCGCCGCAAGCTCCGCCGCGCCGTCGCCCGCGGCCCGCGCCGGACGAGGACGACGGCGAAAGCAACCCCTGGTAG
- a CDS encoding GNAT family N-acetyltransferase, with protein MDNTVIRSGDSGDVDTLLGFFDEAVEWLVARGSSKQWGTEPWSRVPKRVERVKGMAADPGLRVAVVDGEPAGALIVSEEHDPHVPAVDERELYVRLLITSRRFTGRGVGARLIEYALDEARRRRIDLVRVDCWAGGDGELQRYYESRGFVPTVQFHVEEWVGQVLEQRVG; from the coding sequence ATGGACAACACCGTCATCCGATCGGGCGATTCCGGGGACGTCGACACCCTGCTGGGTTTCTTCGACGAAGCCGTCGAATGGCTGGTCGCGCGGGGCAGCTCGAAGCAGTGGGGGACCGAGCCGTGGAGCCGGGTCCCGAAGCGCGTCGAACGCGTCAAGGGGATGGCCGCGGACCCGGGCCTGCGCGTCGCGGTGGTCGACGGCGAGCCCGCGGGCGCGCTGATCGTGTCGGAGGAGCACGACCCGCACGTGCCGGCGGTAGACGAGCGTGAACTTTACGTCCGCCTGCTGATCACGTCCCGGCGCTTCACCGGCCGGGGCGTCGGCGCGAGGCTGATCGAGTACGCGCTCGACGAGGCGCGGCGGCGCCGGATCGACCTCGTGCGCGTCGACTGCTGGGCCGGTGGCGACGGTGAGCTGCAGCGCTACTACGAGAGCCGGGGCTTCGTGCCCACCGTGCAGTTCCACGTCGAGGAGTGGGTCGGGCAGGTCCTCGAGCAGCGCGTGGGGTAG
- a CDS encoding SDR family oxidoreductase has product MAEELAGKVVVITGGGQGIGAATASALSRLGAKVVIGDLDQVRAKDTVANLDAEALPLDVTDIAGFTEFLDEVERRHGRIDVLINNAGIMPLALLEEESDATTRRQLEINLHAVIHGTREAVKRMRPRRSGHIVNVASFAGKAGFPGAATYCATKHAVVGLSEAVHLELHGSGVRISCVMPAIVRTELASGLGEAKLFKSSRPEDVAGAIVATLRKPRFEVFVPRSVGTMGKLTRLLPRRAGEALARALKADQLLASAAHSPARAEYEARAAESAPGAGTE; this is encoded by the coding sequence ATGGCCGAGGAGCTCGCGGGCAAGGTCGTCGTCATCACCGGCGGCGGGCAGGGGATCGGCGCGGCGACCGCGTCGGCGCTGTCCCGGCTGGGCGCGAAGGTGGTGATCGGCGACCTCGACCAGGTCCGGGCCAAGGACACAGTCGCCAATCTGGACGCCGAGGCGCTCCCGCTGGACGTCACCGACATCGCCGGGTTCACCGAGTTCCTCGACGAGGTCGAACGCCGCCACGGCCGCATCGACGTGCTGATCAACAACGCCGGGATCATGCCGCTGGCGCTCCTCGAGGAGGAGAGCGACGCGACGACCCGGCGTCAGCTGGAGATCAACCTGCACGCCGTCATCCACGGCACCCGCGAAGCGGTGAAGCGGATGCGGCCGCGGCGGTCCGGGCACATCGTCAACGTCGCTTCGTTCGCGGGCAAAGCGGGTTTTCCGGGCGCCGCGACGTACTGCGCGACCAAGCACGCCGTCGTCGGGTTGTCCGAAGCGGTGCACCTGGAGCTGCACGGGTCCGGCGTGCGCATCTCGTGCGTGATGCCCGCGATCGTCCGGACCGAGCTCGCGAGCGGGCTCGGCGAGGCGAAGCTGTTCAAGTCCTCGCGCCCGGAAGACGTGGCCGGCGCCATCGTGGCCACGCTGCGCAAGCCGCGGTTCGAGGTGTTCGTGCCCCGATCCGTGGGAACTATGGGCAAGCTCACCCGGCTGCTCCCGCGGCGGGCGGGCGAAGCGCTGGCCCGTGCGTTGAAAGCCGACCAGCTTTTGGCTTCAGCGGCCCATTCCCCGGCTCGCGCGGAGTACGAGGCGCGCGCCGCCGAGAGCGCGCCCGGGGCGGGCACGGAGTAA